From Amycolatopsis sp. WQ 127309:
GCGAACCAACCAAGAGAAACGGCCCCGAGCAGTCGTACGATGAAGGCTCGGCGGACAGGCCGCGGGAACGCGGCGCGCGCTCCTGTGAGGACTGCCACCGGCAAGCAAACGAAGGCCACCACGCTCGCGATTCGGTGGAGCGTTCCACCCAGATGGGATCCGGTTTCGACCGCCCAGTTGGTTCTGGGAAACGTGACGATCACCAGAAGGCCGATCGTCCACAAAGCACCAAAGGTCGCGGAGATCACGGGCAGCCGGTTCTGGATCCGAAGCGCGGTGAAGCACAGCGCGGAGCCGGCGGCGACCAGGAGTACGGCGAGGTCGAACAGCCATGCACCCTTACTCAGGCCGTACTGGCTGATGGTCTGGCTGGTCACGCTGATGTCATTCGTAAGGGGAATCAGTCCCAGTGTCAGGATGAGGACGGCTCCGACGAAGAGCGCGCCGACGCCTGACAGCGCAGTGACATCAGCTCGGCGGCCGAGGGCGACGGTGATCATATGCACGAGCGTAGCCGGATATCATGCGACTTTCTCGACAAGGAAACTGTCGATTTGCTGTGGGCGTGCTCGGCTGTTTCCGGGACGGTGTGGGCGAGCTGGAGGATCGGCCTTCCGTTGCGGCCGATTGTGAAGGATCGACACGTGATTCGGCGGTCGACGCGTCCGGATCCTTCGGCGGACGGCATGACGGACTTCGCTGGGAGAAGTGTCTGTCTCGGTCTGGTCGTGTACCGGATCACACCGCAGTTTCGGTTGGTTCACTGTCTCGGCGGGACCGACCCGCGTTGGTGCACCCGAGGATCGCCGTCGGTCTGCCACGGGATGTGACGGCGATCCTCGGCGCCGGAAGGATGAGCCGTACGGCCCCTGAGTGCAGGGACCGTACGGCGGGTCGTCACCGGAACGTTCGACTGGGAATCGCCGGCGGTGTCTGAATCCGGTAGTGGCCGTCCACCGCTGATCGGGGTGCGCCGAAGCTGCCACACAGCTGCACTGTGGTGTCACCCACCGGTGACGGTACCGCTCCTGGCGCCGTCCGCCGTCCACCTGAAGGTCGCCATCGCGCCGCCGGGCAGCGAGTAGCCGAACGACTGTCCGTTGTAGGACACCCGGAAGTTCTGTGTACCACCGGTGTTGAGCGCGACGAGCACGATCGAGCCGTCCGGGTTGCGGAAAGCGACGTTCTGGATGCCGCCGTCCCCGTAGCCCGTCGAGTCGATCCGCGCAGCGCCGGGCTGAACGAACTTGCTCAAGTGGCCCAGGACGTAGTACTCGGCGTTGTAGGTGACGTTGCCGCCATTGACGGTGGCCACGCCCGTGCAGTTGGTGCAACTGCCGATCACCGGGCCGTGGTTGCCGTCGAGCGCCATGTTCCACGTCGTTACGGTGCGCGCCCAGTTGCGGGTGGCGCCGATCGCGAGATTGGTGCCTTGCCAGCGCAGCGAGTCCGCGAAGGTGTTGCCCGATTCCGTGCCCGAGCACTCGGTGAAGAAGATGTCCTTGCCGGGTTGCGCGTTGTGCACAGTGGACTGTGCAGAGGGGTTGCCGCCGTAGCAGTGCCATGCGGAACCGGCTACGTTGCTTCCTGCGCTGTTGTTGACGGTCTGCGGGTAGCTGGTGTTGTCCCAATTGTGGTCGTAACCGAGGATCTGGGTGTTCAACCCCGCTGCGCGCAGCTTCGGTGTCAGGGTGTTGATGATGTTCGACTGCTGCTGGGCCGACATCAGCATGCCCGGGTAGCCCGGCGGTGAGAAGTTCGGCTCATTCTGCACGCTCATGTAGGCGATCGGCGCACCCGCGGAACCGTAGGCTTGGGCGAACCGGACCAGGTAGCTGGTGTACGCCCCGATCTGGCTGTCGCTCAGGGAGCCGCCGATGAGGTTGTTGTTCGTTTTCATCCACGCAGGCGCACTCCACGGAGTGGCCATGATGGACAGTCGCGGGTTGAGCGAACGGGCTTGCGTGACCAACGGCAGGATGTAGGCGTTGTCGTGAGCGATCGAGAACCGGGTGAGACTGGGGTCGGCCGCGCCGTCATCGTAGGTGTAGAAGCTGCGGGAGAAGTCAGACGCGCCGATCGGCTGGCGTAACCAGCTGAGTCCGATGCCGCTGCTGGGATTGAACAGCGCGTTCATGATGCTGTTGCGCTGTGACGAGTTGGAGATGTTCCATGCCGCGGCATCGGTGAGCGATGCGCCGAAGCCGACCATTGACTGGTACCTGGCGTTGTCGTTGATCGTGATCACCGAACCGCTGCCACCGTTGCCGAATGCGACGTCACCCTGCTGCCGCAACAGATTCGATCGGTCCGCCGTGGTGAGCCAAACGCTGGCGGACGTTGCCGCGATGGCCGGAGCCGTGGGTGCTGCGAGCAAGGCTCCCGCAGTCGTGACGGCGATGGTGACCGCCGTGACCATCCGGCGTCCCGGTGACCGGTACCTCGGGGAATGACCGGCCCCGGAATGCGAAAAGGGATATGACATGCCGCTCCTTGTGTTCTGGACCGGCCGGATACGTTGCGCGCCCGGACGGGTTCCGTGAGTTGCTGCCACAGTGGCGGCTGTCAGGCAGGCTGAGAGAAACCTCGTGAGAGGCTGCAGACATGCGGCTGCCACGTAATTCTTCGTGAGAGGAATAGTGCGGCAAGGGCCGATTGGCTGCGTGCAGTGATGCTAAAGACGGATAGCTCAGAGTGTCAAGACTGCCGCTGACCGTGACTTGGTCAGATGCCTTTGCGACGGGGGAGTACCGCGCGCAGGCTCAGCCCCGTGCCGGCGACCGGTGGTCTGCTTTCAGGTACTGCACGATTTCCCGGTCCATCGCGTCCACGATGGAAGAATATCGGCCATCTTACTGGCCTCGTGGCGGTTGCCGATGAGATCGCTCGAACGAGCAGGCCCCGTGGTGGCGATGCCGGGATGGTGAGGTGTGGTGGGCCGCCGACGAGAGGAGCTTGACGCATGTCATCGGCGTTCCTGCGAGTAGCGCGCCTGCCCGGCGGCCTGGCACTGTCAAGGATCGGGCTCGAAACGATGCGCCTCACCGGCCCGATGGCTTGGGGACGGCCGGAAAACTGGGACACGGCGATCGATGTTCTCCGCACGGCGGTCGAGGTCGGCGTCACGAACATCGCGACGCGCCATGAGTACGGACCACGGGTCGCGAACGACTTGATCCGGATCGCGCTGCACCCGTACCCGGAATCTCTGGTGATCTCTACGACGGTCGGCCTCGCGCGAGCTCCGGACCGCTCGTGGGCACCTTCTCTCGACACGGACTCGATCCTCCGGACCATCTACGAGAACCTCGCGCTGCTCACGGTGTCCACGTTGGATCTCGTCCATCTGTGCGTGGCCGGCGGAGTCCCCGTCGCATCGCCGTTCCGCGTGCTCGCCGGCTTGCAGCAGGAACGTCTCATCGCCCACCTGGGACTCTGTTGTGCCGACCCCGGCCAGATCCGGGACGCGCGGGAGATCGCGCCTGTCGTTTCCGTCAGGATTCCGTGCTCCGCGGCAGTCGTGGGTAGCGAGACACAGGTCTTCTGCGCCGCGGAGGGCATCGTCCACCAGCTCTGTCACCCCTTCGCACGCCGGGAGGCGAACCAGTCGGAGGTGATTCGCGAACTCGCCGCACAGCGCGGGATCCCCGCGGGCAGGCTGTGGCTCGCGTGGTTGCTGCACCAGCACCCGTCCGCGTTGCTGGTGGTGGGAACCTCCTCGGTTGCTCACCTGAGGGAAAACGCGGCGGCCGTCGAGACCGGCTTGGAGCAGGATCTCGTAGAGCGGCTGGCCGACATTGAACAGGCACTGGTGCGGCGGTGAAGGTCTCCGAAGAAAACTCACCGCCGGAGCCGTCCTCGTGCTGCCTTCCTGGCGCCAGGCCGGTGGCGAGTGGCCGAGGGGGACGGTCTGGCCACGCGCCACCGGTGTCACCACACCAGCGCGGCGCGCCCGATCACTTTACCGGCGCGGATCCGTTCGTGCGTCGCGACGACCTCCGCGGGCCCCACCGTTTCGCTGACGATCGGCCGTACCTGGCCGCAGTCGACCAGGGCCGCGGCGAGTCCCTGCTCGTACCGCGAGTTGTAGCGAGAGCCGATCACCGATCGCTGCAGTTGCACGAGTTCGCGCGACGACACGGAGAACTCTTCGTCGCGGAAGGTCGTGAGACACACCAGCGAGCCGTTGCGGTCGAGGTTGTCGATCGCCCACCGCTGCGCAGGAGCCCGGCCGTAGAGATCGATCACCACGTCTGCCCGGCCGTGCCAGGAGGCGGGGAGCCGCGTCGTGGAGAAGTCGGAGGAGTCGATGGCGGGTACTTCCAGTTCCTGCTCCAAGAACGCGAGCTTGCTGGCCACGATGTCCAGTCCGACCACGTCCGCGCCGTAGGCTCTGGCGACCTGCACCATGTGCACCCCGACCCCGCCGCCCGCCGCCAGTACCGCGACCCGGCAGCCCGGCTCGATCCCGGCGCGCCGGGCCACGTGCACGGGGGTGGCGATCGCGTCCGGGATGGCTGTGGCGAACTCCGACGACACCGCGCCCGGTACGGAGATGGCGTTGAGGGCGGGCAGGACCGCGTACTCGGCGTACCCGCCGTCGATGGTCACCCCGACGTTACCGCGGAAGTTGAGGCACATCGAGTCCCGCGAGCCCAGGCACTGCACGCACTCGCCGCAGACCAGGTAGAAGTAAGCGGCCACACGCTCGCCGATTCGCTCGGAGGAGACGCCGTCGCCGACGGCCTCCACCACGCCCACCAGTTCGTGCCCGGGAGTGCGCGGGAGGTACGAAGGATCGTTGCCCAGCTGCCCGTTGATGCAGTTCAGCACGGTCAGCCCGATACCGCACGCCTCGACGCGGACAAGCACGTCGCCGCGGCCCGGTTCGGGTGTGTCGACCTCCACCGGGTTCAGGGCGCCGCCCCACGATGTGATTTGCAATGCCCGCACTTCTTCTCCTTCGTGCCACGTCGCGCACCAGGCGAGTGGTCTCCCGCTGGGCGTGTGCGTCCAGATCGTCTCTTCATCCCCAGCCGCGGGCTGGGACCGCCGGAGACGGGGGTGGTCCGTTCAGTGGGCGGGAGCCTCGTTCGCCGCGGCGGACTCCCGGCTCCGCGTGGCCACGACGGCCAGTCCACCGAGCAGCCCGAGCGCCACGGCCGCCGGTCCGAGCCAGCTGATCCGGGGGACGCCCAGGAGGGCGTCGAGGGTCCAGGAGCCGCCGTCGGTCAGTCCGATCGCGACGGTCCCGGCGAGCAGCGAGAGCTCGAACTCGATGCCGAACTTGCGTACGTTCATGCCGTTGCGCACGTGGATCGCGACGACGTTGGTCAGCACGCCAGTCAGCATCGCCGTGCCCAGCACAAGGGCCAAGCCGCTGCCGAGCAGGAGCGAGCCGGCGGTTTCGGTGAACGCCGCGACCAGCGCCATCAGCCGCGGCGGCCGGAAACCCTGACGAGCGAAGAATTCGGCTGCCTCGGCGAGCCCCTGGCCGTGCCACCAGCCGAACAGCTTCTGCGTTCCGTGGTAGAACATGATCACGGTGATCGCCAGCCGCAGGACGAGCAACCCGGCGTCCGCCCAGGTCGTCACGAGGGATCGCCCGCCGGTTTCCGGAATCGCGGCAGCACCTCGTCGAGGAATCTGTCCATCGTCTCCCCGGACTCTTCGGCGGTCTGGTATCCGAAGTTGGACAACACCGAAAGGTGCCGTAACCCGGCGGCCTCGTATTCGGCGATCTGCTCGGCCACGGTGTCGGCCGTGCCGACGAACATCGCGTACTTGAGGAACTCGTCCGGGTTCTGCGGTGACACGGAAACCACGGTCTTCATGTACTGCGCGGCCTCCGGATCGTGGGTGTTCTGGTTGAAGTTCCGCTTCTGCCGCTCACCCATCTCGACCATGAGGTGGCGGGCGAAACGCTCCGCCTCACGATCGGTGTCGCGGATGATGATCTGCTTCTGGCACAGGCTCCAGTCGAGCCGATGCTGAACGTAGGCGTCGTCGTAGCCCGCCTCGACGAGGGCGTCGGTGTAGACCTTCAAGCGGGTGCCCACGGCCGGGGACAGGTCGCGGGCGGTCATGAGGAACCAGCCCTTGCTGCCGGCCCACGCGGCGCTGGTGTCGGTCGACGTCGCGCGCGCGAACTTGACGCCGTCCGGGCTGTAGGGCGACGGCATGATGCGCGTGCGCAGGGAACCTTTGTCATGGCGGGTTTTCCAGTCGTAGACCGAGCCGTCGTCCTGCTTGGCCAGTGCGGCCTCGAGCACGTCGAGGTTCTCCATCATCTCTTCCCGGCGCGTGCCCGGGTCGCGGCCCAGCCCGGTGTACTCGACCGCCGAGCCGCCCGGCCCGAAGCCGATGACGCAGTTTCCGCGGGTCAGGATGTCCAGCAGCGTGCAGGATTGGGCCAGGCGCAGGGGTTGGTGCAGCGGCGGCACCGCCACTCCCATGAAGTACATGGTGCCGGGGGGTGTCAGGGCGGCGAGGTGGCAGCCCAGCATGAAGTTGTTGCCGTAGGTGTTGTAACCCGAGAAGTGGTGCTCGGTCAGGAGGAGACCCTCCACACCGGCGCGCGTGGCCTGCAGCGCTTGGCCGATGGTCGTCTCGATGATGGGCACGTCTTCTTCCCGGCCCCGGGTCTGTGGGTTGAGGTAGATCGAGAACCGCAACGTCCTCACCTTTCTCGTGGTGGTGCCCGAAGCAGGAGTCAGGCGAACCGGGGGATGCAATGGTTTGCAGAGACGATGAGGCTCAGGTGTACTCCAGTTCGGGTCGGTGCGTCAAGAAGTAGCGTCATCGACCACGCGCGCCATGTCCTATTTGGACTCATTCCGGGTGATCTACTTTCTCATATGTCCAGCAAAGCGCGGGTATGTCGCCGCGATGGCACCGTGCCGAAGATTGTCCGCGGGCTGGGTTCCAATGGGTTGACAAGAGTTCAGGTGAGGGGCCAAGCTCGCTGCAATCGATTGCAATCAGAGTCCATTCAGCGGCCAGAAAGCGCTACCTGTCCGAGCATCTGCTCGGCGGCTGAGCAGAGCGGGAAGGCGACAGCACGCCGACGGCATCCCGCCTTCGGCGGCCGAACCTCTGAGCCCGTCGACCACGACGTTTCCGAAGCGAGGAGAACTGTGATGCGCACAACGCGGTGGCACACCAGGTCGCGGTGGCAACGATGGGCGGCCGCGGCCGCCTTGCTCGCGGCGGCCGGGTGCGGCGGCGGAACGACTGCGGGAGCCGGGAGCGGCCCGGCGCCCGTCCGGGTCGGGTTCTCGCCGCTGACCCTCGACTTCACCTCGTTGCAGGACGTCGCGAACGCGATGAAGGCGACCGGGGAGTCCGCCGGGTTCAGCGTCCAGGTCGCGGACCCGAAGCTGAACGTGCAGACGCAGGTGACGCAGCTGCAGCAATGGATCCAGCTCCGGCAGGTGGACGCGATCGTCGTCATCGCGATTTCGCCGGCGGCGATCAAGCCGCTTGTAGCGCAAGCGCAGGCGGCGCACATCGCCTTGGTGATCGACACGCAGCCGCGGAACATGGGCTACGAGGGACCATTCGAAGGTGTTTCCTTCGACGTCACGGACTACGTCGCTTACGGCAAAGCCGTCGGTTCGCTTCTCGGCGAGTGCCTGCGTACCCGCCTCGCCGGAGCGCAGGGGTCAGTGCTGCACCTGAAGGACCCCCGGGGCCAGACCGGTGACGTGCAGACCGACAAGGCCATCACCGATTCGATCACCGCCGCCGGCGGGGTCGTCTCGCGGACGCTGGCGCCCGCGAACCAGGTGGCCGCTCAGCAGGGGGTGTCCACCGCGTTGCAGGCCGTGCCCGGCGCCAACGCCGTCGCCGCGACCAACGACTCGAACGCCGTCGGCGCGGCCAACGCGTTCGAGCAGGGCGGCAAGAACCCGGCGCGCAGCTGCATCGTGGGCGGTGCGACCGGTCGAGACTCCCTTTCGGCGATCAACGCCGGCCGGCTGTACGGAGGTGTGTCGTTCGACTTCGGCCAGGACTCGAAGCAGGTGATGGATCTCGTGAAGACGATGCACGCCAACCCGTCGGCGCCGGGGCGCACCTTGACCGTGCCGATCAAGACCACCCGGACGCCGAAGCCGTGAACTCCTCGGCCGACCTCGTCACTTCACCCTCGACCACCGGCACCTCGCCCGGGCCTGAGCAGCCCGGTCGCGGGCTGAAGCTGCCGGGTGCCGAGCAGCTGGCGGCCGGCATCCGCTCTCGCGGCGTCGTCGTCATCTGGCTCGCGCTCGTCGCCTTCTTCGCGTTCTGGGCCGGCCCCAGCTTCCTGACGCCGGCCAACGCCGGTCTTGTCGCCAATTCGGCGGCGACGACGGCGTTGTTCGGCGGGGCGATCGGAATCTGCCTGCTCTCGGGCGCGCTCGACCTGTCGGTGCCCGGCACGGCCGCGCTGGCCGGGATGGTCGCAGCGCAGCTGCTCGCCGCTGGCACCCCGGTCGTGGTCGTCGTAATGGCCGCCGTGGCGATCGGTGCCGTCGTCGGCCTCGTCAACGCCGTCCTGATCCAGCTGGGCCTCAACGCGCTGGCCACCACGGTCGGCATGCTGACCGTAACCGGCGGCGTCGCCAGCGTCATCTCCGGCAACCAGGCCGTGGTGCTGAACCTGCCGTCCGAGCTGGCCTGGCTGGGTCTGGACCGGTACTGGGGCATCCCTGCCCCGGTGGTCGTGGTCGCGGTCGTGTTCCTGCTGGGCTGGTTCCTGTTGACGAAGACGTTCATCGGGGCGCGCCTGCTGGCGGTCGGCGGCAACCCCGACGGTGCCCGCCGGGCCGGGCTGAGGGTGCCGCAGTACCGCATGCTGGGTCTGGTGCTCTCGGGTGTGTTCGCGGCAATCGGCGGGCTGACCGTCACGGCCGTGATCAGCCAGGCCAATCCCACGCCGGACACCGGGCAGCTCTTCCAGGCGATGACCGCGGTAGCGCTGTCGGGCATCTCGTTCGCGGGCGGCCGCGGGCACCTGCTGCGGGTGCTGTTCGGTGCGCTCGTCATCGCGACGGTCAACAGCGGTCTCATCATCCGGGGCCTCGATCCGAGCTGGGCCACCCTCGCGACCGGCGTGCTGCTGGTCGGCGCGCTCGCCTTCGATCGGTTCAGCAGTCACCTGCTCGCCGTGTTCGGCCCGGATGCCCGACGTAGCCGCGCGCAGCGGCGCGACCTATCCAGCAAAGGTGCTGCGGATGTTCCAGCTGAATGACATCACTCTGCGGTTCGGCGCCGTGCAGGCGCTCAGTTCCGTGTCCGTGGACGTGCGGCCCGGTGAGGTGGTCGGCCTGCTCGGTGACAATGGCGCCGGCAAGTCGACGCTGCTTTCGGTGATGGCAGGTGCGCGCAAGCCGAACAGCGGGTCGATTTCCATCGACGGCCACCAGGTCGAGTTCCAGGGGCCCCGGGACGCCGCCCGCAAGGGTGTGCAGATCGTGTACCAGGACCTCGCGCTCTTCGACGCCGCGGACATCGCCACCAACATCGTGATCGGGCGCGAGAAGCGGCGTTCCGGCCCGGCCGGCTGGCTCGGCATGGTCGACCGGAAGGCGATGCGCCGGCTCGCCCAGGAACAGATCGACGTCCTCGAGGTCTCGAACGTCGGCTCACTCGGCCGGCCGGTAGAAGCACTCTCCGGTGGCCAGCGCCAGGCCGTCGCCCTGGCCCGCGCGTCAGTGCGTCTCGGCGTGGACAAGGCCAGGGTGCTGCTGCTGGACGAGCCCACCGCCGCGCTGGGGTACCAGCAGTCGCGTCAGGTCGAGCGGTTCATCCAGCGGGTCGCGGCCGACAAGGTCGGGGTCGTCATCGTGACGCACGACCTGCCGCTGTGCTTCGAGGTCGCGGACCGGATGGTCGTGCTCAACCGGGGCCGGAAGGTCGCCGACGTCCGCAGGCGCGAGGTCGAGCGCGACGACGTCGTCGGGTGGATCACCGGGTCCCGCGCACCGCAGTGCTGACCGTGAAGCAGACGGTCCCGTACCACCCAGAACGAGGAGATGACTGATGCCGACGGCTTTCGACCCGATCGAGCTCCTGGGCCACCGGTTGGCGAGCCGGATCGTGATGGCGCCGATGAGCCGGGCCCGCGCCGCGGGCCCGGAGGCGTGCCCGGGGCCGTCGACGGTGACGTACTACCGCCAGCGGGCGTCCGCCGGACTCATCATCAGCGAGGCGATCTTTCCCTCACCGGAGAGCCGCGGCCAGCCTGCGACCCCGGGGATCTACACGAAGCAGCAGACCGCCGCGTGGCGCCGGGTCACCGACGCGGTGCACACCGAGGGCGGAGTCATCGTCGGGCAGCTCATGCACACCGGCCGCATCGGCCACCCGCTCTTCCTCGCCGACGGCCGGCCTCCGCTGGCGCCGTCCGCGGTCCGCGCCGATCACCAGGTGTTCACGCCGGAGGGGATCAGGCCGTGCGTCCAGCCGCGGGAAATGTCCTCCGCGGACATCGCGCGCACCGTCGCCCACTATTCCGCGGCTGCGTCGAACCTGGTCGAGGCCGGGTTCGACGGCGTGGAGATCCACGCTGCCAACGGCTTCCTCGCCCACCAGTTCTTGTCGTCCGCGGTGAACCGTCGCACCGACGAGTGGGGCGGCGATGTGGCGCGCCGCATCCGGTTCGTGGTCGAGCTGGCCGAGGCGGTGGGCGCGGTGGCCGGCGCCGATCGGGTCGGTGTGCAGATCTCTCCTGGCAACCCGTTCAACGACATGGCGGATCCGGAGGCGGACGAGCTCTACCCGGCTCTCGTCGCGGAGCTGAAGCGGATCGGTCTCGCCTACTTGGAGGTCTCGGAGGCTCCCGACACCGATCTGGTGGCGCGGCTGCGCAAACAGTGG
This genomic window contains:
- a CDS encoding DUF998 domain-containing protein; this translates as MITVALGRRADVTALSGVGALFVGAVLILTLGLIPLTNDISVTSQTISQYGLSKGAWLFDLAVLLVAAGSALCFTALRIQNRLPVISATFGALWTIGLLVIVTFPRTNWAVETGSHLGGTLHRIASVVAFVCLPVAVLTGARAAFPRPVRRAFIVRLLGAVSLGWFAVIIGAIVVAAVNGERWWEIIPLGLVERGMALTEIVALVILAAPLRRAREQFATTTARVIDSR
- a CDS encoding glycoside hydrolase family 30 beta sandwich domain-containing protein; its protein translation is MVTAVTIAVTTAGALLAAPTAPAIAATSASVWLTTADRSNLLRQQGDVAFGNGGSGSVITINDNARYQSMVGFGASLTDAAAWNISNSSQRNSIMNALFNPSSGIGLSWLRQPIGASDFSRSFYTYDDGAADPSLTRFSIAHDNAYILPLVTQARSLNPRLSIMATPWSAPAWMKTNNNLIGGSLSDSQIGAYTSYLVRFAQAYGSAGAPIAYMSVQNEPNFSPPGYPGMLMSAQQQSNIINTLTPKLRAAGLNTQILGYDHNWDNTSYPQTVNNSAGSNVAGSAWHCYGGNPSAQSTVHNAQPGKDIFFTECSGTESGNTFADSLRWQGTNLAIGATRNWARTVTTWNMALDGNHGPVIGSCTNCTGVATVNGGNVTYNAEYYVLGHLSKFVQPGAARIDSTGYGDGGIQNVAFRNPDGSIVLVALNTGGTQNFRVSYNGQSFGYSLPGGAMATFRWTADGARSGTVTGG
- a CDS encoding aldo/keto reductase, producing MSSAFLRVARLPGGLALSRIGLETMRLTGPMAWGRPENWDTAIDVLRTAVEVGVTNIATRHEYGPRVANDLIRIALHPYPESLVISTTVGLARAPDRSWAPSLDTDSILRTIYENLALLTVSTLDLVHLCVAGGVPVASPFRVLAGLQQERLIAHLGLCCADPGQIRDAREIAPVVSVRIPCSAAVVGSETQVFCAAEGIVHQLCHPFARREANQSEVIRELAAQRGIPAGRLWLAWLLHQHPSALLVVGTSSVAHLRENAAAVETGLEQDLVERLADIEQALVRR
- a CDS encoding alcohol dehydrogenase catalytic domain-containing protein — its product is MRALQITSWGGALNPVEVDTPEPGRGDVLVRVEACGIGLTVLNCINGQLGNDPSYLPRTPGHELVGVVEAVGDGVSSERIGERVAAYFYLVCGECVQCLGSRDSMCLNFRGNVGVTIDGGYAEYAVLPALNAISVPGAVSSEFATAIPDAIATPVHVARRAGIEPGCRVAVLAAGGGVGVHMVQVARAYGADVVGLDIVASKLAFLEQELEVPAIDSSDFSTTRLPASWHGRADVVIDLYGRAPAQRWAIDNLDRNGSLVCLTTFRDEEFSVSSRELVQLQRSVIGSRYNSRYEQGLAAALVDCGQVRPIVSETVGPAEVVATHERIRAGKVIGRAALVW
- a CDS encoding DoxX family protein, whose protein sequence is MTTWADAGLLVLRLAITVIMFYHGTQKLFGWWHGQGLAEAAEFFARQGFRPPRLMALVAAFTETAGSLLLGSGLALVLGTAMLTGVLTNVVAIHVRNGMNVRKFGIEFELSLLAGTVAIGLTDGGSWTLDALLGVPRISWLGPAAVALGLLGGLAVVATRSRESAAANEAPAH
- a CDS encoding LLM class flavin-dependent oxidoreductase — protein: MRFSIYLNPQTRGREEDVPIIETTIGQALQATRAGVEGLLLTEHHFSGYNTYGNNFMLGCHLAALTPPGTMYFMGVAVPPLHQPLRLAQSCTLLDILTRGNCVIGFGPGGSAVEYTGLGRDPGTRREEMMENLDVLEAALAKQDDGSVYDWKTRHDKGSLRTRIMPSPYSPDGVKFARATSTDTSAAWAGSKGWFLMTARDLSPAVGTRLKVYTDALVEAGYDDAYVQHRLDWSLCQKQIIIRDTDREAERFARHLMVEMGERQKRNFNQNTHDPEAAQYMKTVVSVSPQNPDEFLKYAMFVGTADTVAEQIAEYEAAGLRHLSVLSNFGYQTAEESGETMDRFLDEVLPRFRKPAGDPS
- a CDS encoding sugar ABC transporter substrate-binding protein; the encoded protein is MRTTRWHTRSRWQRWAAAAALLAAAGCGGGTTAGAGSGPAPVRVGFSPLTLDFTSLQDVANAMKATGESAGFSVQVADPKLNVQTQVTQLQQWIQLRQVDAIVVIAISPAAIKPLVAQAQAAHIALVIDTQPRNMGYEGPFEGVSFDVTDYVAYGKAVGSLLGECLRTRLAGAQGSVLHLKDPRGQTGDVQTDKAITDSITAAGGVVSRTLAPANQVAAQQGVSTALQAVPGANAVAATNDSNAVGAANAFEQGGKNPARSCIVGGATGRDSLSAINAGRLYGGVSFDFGQDSKQVMDLVKTMHANPSAPGRTLTVPIKTTRTPKP
- a CDS encoding ABC transporter permease, whose amino-acid sequence is MNSSADLVTSPSTTGTSPGPEQPGRGLKLPGAEQLAAGIRSRGVVVIWLALVAFFAFWAGPSFLTPANAGLVANSAATTALFGGAIGICLLSGALDLSVPGTAALAGMVAAQLLAAGTPVVVVVMAAVAIGAVVGLVNAVLIQLGLNALATTVGMLTVTGGVASVISGNQAVVLNLPSELAWLGLDRYWGIPAPVVVVAVVFLLGWFLLTKTFIGARLLAVGGNPDGARRAGLRVPQYRMLGLVLSGVFAAIGGLTVTAVISQANPTPDTGQLFQAMTAVALSGISFAGGRGHLLRVLFGALVIATVNSGLIIRGLDPSWATLATGVLLVGALAFDRFSSHLLAVFGPDARRSRAQRRDLSSKGAADVPAE
- a CDS encoding ATP-binding cassette domain-containing protein, with the protein product MFQLNDITLRFGAVQALSSVSVDVRPGEVVGLLGDNGAGKSTLLSVMAGARKPNSGSISIDGHQVEFQGPRDAARKGVQIVYQDLALFDAADIATNIVIGREKRRSGPAGWLGMVDRKAMRRLAQEQIDVLEVSNVGSLGRPVEALSGGQRQAVALARASVRLGVDKARVLLLDEPTAALGYQQSRQVERFIQRVAADKVGVVIVTHDLPLCFEVADRMVVLNRGRKVADVRRREVERDDVVGWITGSRAPQC
- a CDS encoding alkene reductase yields the protein MPTAFDPIELLGHRLASRIVMAPMSRARAAGPEACPGPSTVTYYRQRASAGLIISEAIFPSPESRGQPATPGIYTKQQTAAWRRVTDAVHTEGGVIVGQLMHTGRIGHPLFLADGRPPLAPSAVRADHQVFTPEGIRPCVQPREMSSADIARTVAHYSAAASNLVEAGFDGVEIHAANGFLAHQFLSSAVNRRTDEWGGDVARRIRFVVELAEAVGAVAGADRVGVQISPGNPFNDMADPEADELYPALVAELKRIGLAYLEVSEAPDTDLVARLRKQWEGVFILNPRTAPRPTGLEDLALVEQGATDMISYGALFLANPDLPTRLAAGGPFNTPKPEAFYGGGDEGYIDYPTLED